One Triticum dicoccoides isolate Atlit2015 ecotype Zavitan chromosome 5B, WEW_v2.0, whole genome shotgun sequence genomic window carries:
- the LOC119305514 gene encoding uncharacterized protein LOC119305514 isoform X2, giving the protein MSESDDEEYGSQGSEESEDSADQVPMETQLVQRTFDSQHRSVVRILVRGDGNKNSMCSGCVAHNNGAACSVLTTYHIFKRFSQDNMQVSVLFHGMDKEVPAKVLIAALAVLLVPEAVPLFPPVEFSDEVDLSGRYVVMMGFFGLDCHSMVVEPGASIGRIMSEPFIYKGVPSFECFYANHTIEVGTSGGPVFLDEKVVGVNMEADIGKVSAISMNTVKWVLKSRIAGDNDLTIPAMLQQIASQS; this is encoded by the exons ATGA GTGAGAGCGATGATGAGGAGTACGGTTCACAGGGGAGTGAGGAATCCGAGGACAGCGCAGATCAGGTGCCAATGGAAACACAGCTAGTTCAACGTACATTCGACAGCCAACACCGTTCGGTTGTGCGAATACTCGTCAGAGGTGATGGAAACAAGAACTCAATGTGCAGTGGTTGTGTTGCCCACAACAATGGAGCAGCATGTTCAGTGCTTACCACCTATCACATTTTCAAGCGATTCAGTCAGGACAATATGCAGGTGTCGGTTCTCTTCCATGGTATGGATAAGGAGGTTCCTGCTAAAGTGTTAATTGCAGCTCTTGCTGTTCTTCTTGTCCCTGAGGCTGTGCCCCTCTTTCCTCCTGTCGAGTTCTCCGATGAGGTCGATTTATCTGGGAGATATGTTGTTATGATGGGATTCTTTGGCCTTGACTGTCACTCTATGGTCGTCGAACCAGGCGCATCAATTGGCCGTATAAT GAGTGAACCTTTTATTTACAAAGGTGTACCCTCCTTCGAGTGCTTCTACGCCAATCACACGATAGAGGTTGGCACGTCAGGAGGACCGGTCTTCCTGGATGAGAAGGTTGTGGGGGTTAATATGGAAGCTGACATTGGGAAGGTCTCTGCTATCTCCATGAACACAGTAAAATGGGTGCTAAAGAGCCGGATTGCTGGTGACAAT GACCTAACAATCCCGGCAATGCTTCAACAAATTGCAAGCCAATCCTAG
- the LOC119305514 gene encoding uncharacterized protein LOC119305514 isoform X1 has translation MSESDDEEYGSQGSEESEDSADQVPMETQLVQRTFDSQHRSVVRILVRGDGNKNSMCSGCVAHNNGAACSVLTTYHIFKRFSQDNMQVSVLFHGMDKEVPAKVLIAALAVLLVPEAVPLFPPVEFSDEVDLSGRYVVMMGFFGLDCHSMVVEPGASIGRIMSEPFIYKGVPSFECFYANHTIEVGTSGGPVFLDEKVVGVNMEADIGKVSAISMNTVKWVLKSRIAGDNVQDLTIPAMLQQIASQS, from the exons ATGA GTGAGAGCGATGATGAGGAGTACGGTTCACAGGGGAGTGAGGAATCCGAGGACAGCGCAGATCAGGTGCCAATGGAAACACAGCTAGTTCAACGTACATTCGACAGCCAACACCGTTCGGTTGTGCGAATACTCGTCAGAGGTGATGGAAACAAGAACTCAATGTGCAGTGGTTGTGTTGCCCACAACAATGGAGCAGCATGTTCAGTGCTTACCACCTATCACATTTTCAAGCGATTCAGTCAGGACAATATGCAGGTGTCGGTTCTCTTCCATGGTATGGATAAGGAGGTTCCTGCTAAAGTGTTAATTGCAGCTCTTGCTGTTCTTCTTGTCCCTGAGGCTGTGCCCCTCTTTCCTCCTGTCGAGTTCTCCGATGAGGTCGATTTATCTGGGAGATATGTTGTTATGATGGGATTCTTTGGCCTTGACTGTCACTCTATGGTCGTCGAACCAGGCGCATCAATTGGCCGTATAAT GAGTGAACCTTTTATTTACAAAGGTGTACCCTCCTTCGAGTGCTTCTACGCCAATCACACGATAGAGGTTGGCACGTCAGGAGGACCGGTCTTCCTGGATGAGAAGGTTGTGGGGGTTAATATGGAAGCTGACATTGGGAAGGTCTCTGCTATCTCCATGAACACAGTAAAATGGGTGCTAAAGAGCCGGATTGCTGGTGACAAT GTTCAGGACCTAACAATCCCGGCAATGCTTCAACAAATTGCAAGCCAATCCTAG